A single window of Scomber scombrus chromosome 12, fScoSco1.1, whole genome shotgun sequence DNA harbors:
- the etaa1b gene encoding ewing's tumor-associated antigen 1 produces MSEPRTHAAAAAAADFTEHWKTVSKLCSNKTLDNNKTAKQACDTTASVMCKDLQTPQRRGFSRYPWLSNGDSPGDVEASQDIIWDPTSPTQGNTGHRNTRVVEISDIVNRIAPKDVKPKGTESPLLQWIGDSAVPCTPEIPKPRVRKKSSRQSSVEDLKKLARQFDENMQQDKETSKQLNTINNNINEYVTSSYTKRTETSFPSKVNSLKPPSSSAQVEAELHALFDSSTQRISGRLSDVSSISACSQEINDQPVTSTVAEPQRLEHKPADKSGSAAHPAGEKGSCGYSASNCDDFDDDWENDDLLNDSFVLAMTQDPDQQHNTNLKTSLQSITKTNTTQCASVCKPTVSINSSPQVSNLHSKPSCSGLQELCPKPKTTNRSTFKLEPNPHFQPKTAAKEVSQSSFTVIQLKSQMSEQKSATTKTLTTPQLDKMTNDQRGACVAADSVKDISDSLWDDGDDDALLYQVCDNMERISNSQPLHQSADSCQEKQDIAAERQRKTTVPLPIDTAWSTSAGASANRQSPCTFVRSNSLPGTSCETVNYQGWNVPMQGANSKSRMSQSLPGSRVSLGTLSLCRDSSGTFQTMNVDVKPHTVTARPLQNSKSQHTAFKRNVSDSAVICSKVFVTSQTTGKCSAAEIERKKQEALAKRRKRMQNTSKP; encoded by the exons ATGTCTGAGCCGAGGAcgcacgctgctgctgctgctgctgctgacttcACCGAGCACTGGAAGACTGTCTCCAAACTCTGCAGCAACAAAACACtagacaacaacaaaacagcaaagCAGGCGTGTGACACAACAGCATCAGTCATGTGCAAAG ATCTGCAGACTCCTCAGCGCCGAGGCTTCAGCAGATATCCCTGGTTGAGTAATGGAGATTCTCCAGGTGATGTGGAAGCTTCACAAGACATAATCTGGGATCCCACATCTCCCACTCAAGGGAATACAG GGCACAGGAACACCAGAGTTGTGGAAATATCGGATATTGTCAACCGCATTGCTCCAAAG GATGTGAAGCCAAAAGGTACTGAATCACCTCTGCTGCAGTGGATCGGGGACAGCGCCGTCCCGTGCACACCAGAGATTCCTAAGCCCAGAGTCAGGAAGAAGTCTTCACG ccaGAGCAGTGTTGAAGACCTCAAGAAACTGGCCAGGCAGTTTGATGAGAACATGCAACAAGACAAGGAGACTTCCAAACAACTGAACACTATCAACAATAATATCAATGAATATGTGACCAGTTCCTACACAAAACGGACAGAGACATCATTCCCTAGCAAGGTGAACAGCCTAAAACCTCCATCCTCATCAGCTCAGGTGGAGGCAGAGCTGCACGCTTTGTTTGACAGCTCCACTCAAAGAATCAGCGGTCGGCTAAGCGATGTCTCCTCAATATCAGCCTGTTCACAGGAAATAAACGACCAGCCCGTGACTTCAACTGTGGCTGAACCCCAGCGATTAGAGCACAAGCCAGCTGACAAGTCTGGCTCAGCTGCACATCCTGCTGGAGAAAAAGGATCTTGTGGTTACAGTGCGAGCAATTGTGATGACTTTGATGACGACTGGGAGAATGATGATCTCCTTAATGACTCTTTTGTGCTGGCAATGACCCAGGATCCTGACCAGCAACACAACACCAACCTTAAAACGTCCTTGCAGTCTATCACTAAGACAAACACTACACAGTGCGCCTCCGTTTGCAAGCCAACTGTAAGTATAAACTCTTCACCTCAAGTTTCAAACCTGCACTCCAAGCCAAGCTGCAGTGGCCTCCAGGAATTGTGTCCCAAACCAAAGACTACCAATCGAAGCACTTTCAAGTTAGAGCCCAACCCTCACTTCCAGCCTAAGACAGCTGCCAAAGAGGTTTCCCAGTCCAGCTTCACTGTTATACAACTTAAATCACAGATGTCTGAGCAAAAATCTGCTACCACAAAAACACTGACTACCCCTCAACTTGACAAAATGACTAATGATCAGAGAGGGGCTTGTGTTGCTGCAGACTCTGTAAAAGATATTTCAGACAGCTTATGGGATGACGGTGACGATGACGCGCTGCTCTACCAGGTATGTGACAACATGGAGAGAATCTCCAACAGTCAGCCATTGCATCAAAGCGCCGACAGCTGCCAAGAAAAGCAAGATATTGCTGCAGAGAGACAGCGGAAAACCACGGTGCCATTGCCAATCGACACGGCCTGGTCCACGAGCGCCGGTGCCAGTGCTAACAGACAGTCACCGTGCACTTTTGTTCGTTCTAACTCATTACCAGGGACTAGCTGTGAAACTGTGAACTACCAAGGATGGAACGTtcccatgcaaggtgccaacagCAAATCGCGGATGTCTCAGAGTCTCCCAGGAAGCCGTGTGAGTCTAGGCACGCTCAGCCTGTGTAGGGATTCCTCTGGAACTTTCCAGACCATGAATGTGGATGTGAAGCCTCATACAGTGACCGCCAGGCCATTGCAGAACTCCAAGTCCCAACACACAGCCTTCAAGAGAAATGTATCTGACTCAGCAGTTATATGCAGTAAAG tTTTTGTCACCAGCCAGACGACAGGGAAATGCTCCGCAGCCGAGATCGAGAGGAAGAAACAGGAAGCCTTGGCTAAGAGGCGAAAGCGAATGCAGAACACATCAAAACCATAA